Proteins from a genomic interval of Sinobacterium caligoides:
- a CDS encoding AzlD domain-containing protein — protein sequence MTELHHGINLHTFVLITLAMVVATFVVRFSVIGMAGSFTMPERFKKTLRFVPVTVLPAIIAIEVLGVGSHMEFNIHNPKVLAAIVCTLVSLRFGLIWVVLSGVASLVFFQYCFC from the coding sequence ATGACTGAACTTCATCACGGAATTAACCTCCATACGTTTGTACTAATAACTCTAGCAATGGTTGTTGCAACCTTTGTAGTACGCTTTTCGGTGATCGGAATGGCTGGCTCATTTACGATGCCAGAGCGTTTCAAGAAAACCTTACGTTTTGTTCCAGTAACAGTATTGCCTGCCATCATTGCGATCGAAGTTTTGGGTGTTGGTAGTCACATGGAGTTCAATATACATAACCCTAAAGTGTTAGCGGCAATTGTTTGTACTCTAGTCAGCTTGCGCTTCGGCCTTATTTGGGTGGTGTTGAGCGGCGTCGCATCACTGGTGTTTTTCCAGTACTGCTTCTGCTAA
- a CDS encoding enoyl-CoA hydratase/isomerase family protein, with product MSDFNTIKLEINDAVATLTLNRPNAANSMNVELSREVSLASIIIDEDPTIRAVIITGKGKMFSAGGDLSAFAADPAKASSIIKEITTYIHAAMARFARMEKPVIIAINGTAAGAGFSLAVAGDLVICAESAKFTMAYTAAGLSPDVSASYYLPRLIGLRKTQELMLTNRRLSSEEALSWGLVTQVVADNEVLPTAQALAHKLANGPTLAFGQVKQLLLASGDNNLEGQLELESRGIARMANSSDGQEGVRAFLEKRHPVFTGQ from the coding sequence ATGTCAGATTTTAACACTATCAAGCTTGAGATTAACGATGCGGTTGCAACACTTACATTAAACCGCCCCAATGCTGCAAATAGCATGAATGTAGAGCTCAGTCGCGAAGTCAGCCTCGCCTCGATCATTATCGATGAGGACCCTACTATCCGTGCCGTGATCATAACCGGGAAAGGAAAAATGTTCAGCGCCGGCGGCGATCTAAGCGCTTTCGCCGCAGACCCCGCCAAAGCCAGCTCAATTATCAAAGAGATCACCACTTATATTCATGCTGCCATGGCACGCTTTGCACGCATGGAAAAGCCAGTCATCATCGCAATCAACGGCACCGCGGCCGGAGCGGGCTTTAGCCTTGCCGTCGCTGGCGATTTAGTTATTTGTGCTGAGTCGGCTAAGTTCACTATGGCCTATACAGCCGCAGGACTAAGCCCTGACGTGAGTGCCAGCTATTACCTCCCCCGGCTTATTGGCCTACGCAAGACACAAGAGCTGATGCTGACAAATCGCCGGCTTTCAAGTGAAGAAGCCTTATCTTGGGGGCTCGTTACGCAAGTCGTTGCCGACAATGAGGTATTACCCACTGCACAAGCATTAGCACACAAACTTGCTAACGGACCTACGCTAGCTTTTGGCCAAGTAAAGCAATTACTACTCGCTAGCGGTGACAACAACTTAGAAGGACAGTTAGAGTTAGAGTCTCGCGGCATTGCTCGAATGGCAAACAGCAGCGATGGCCAGGAAGGTGTTCGAGCATTTTTGGAGAAGCGACACCCTGTTTTCACCGGGCAATAA
- a CDS encoding AzlC family ABC transporter permease, which translates to MNKQELIRAGLKAIFPLCVGAFPFSFIVGAISINAGMSVLESTLWSFFVFAGSSQMVALGLIQTSASILVIMLTTFVINLRHLLYSASMSEYMKDYPLPMRALMSYGLTDEVYASTISEMKEEKKGRHWFYLAAMGGFWFNWVFSNFLGAVIGSSFPEISQYGLDFAMVAAFIAIVIPQVKSHECIVAAVVATATGLLLSDMPYSLGLVVAAIVGVFAGYRMDIAKEKRELEEQEEKQQQQNVASEQALPQIQEQGAV; encoded by the coding sequence ATGAACAAGCAGGAACTTATCAGGGCAGGTTTGAAAGCGATTTTCCCCTTATGTGTAGGGGCGTTTCCGTTTTCATTCATTGTCGGTGCGATTAGTATTAATGCAGGAATGAGCGTATTGGAGAGTACGTTGTGGTCATTTTTTGTCTTTGCTGGCTCATCACAGATGGTTGCGCTGGGCTTGATACAGACTTCTGCCAGCATCTTAGTAATCATGCTAACGACTTTTGTGATTAATTTGAGGCACCTTCTTTATAGTGCTTCGATGTCTGAGTATATGAAGGATTATCCATTGCCGATGCGTGCGTTGATGTCGTACGGACTAACAGATGAGGTCTATGCTTCAACCATCTCTGAGATGAAGGAAGAAAAGAAAGGGCGCCACTGGTTTTACTTGGCGGCTATGGGTGGCTTTTGGTTTAACTGGGTTTTCTCTAACTTTTTAGGTGCTGTTATTGGTTCATCGTTCCCAGAGATTTCACAATACGGGCTTGATTTCGCAATGGTCGCGGCCTTTATTGCGATTGTTATACCGCAGGTGAAAAGTCATGAGTGTATTGTTGCTGCAGTGGTTGCGACAGCAACAGGCTTGTTGTTATCGGATATGCCTTACTCATTAGGGTTGGTTGTTGCTGCGATTGTCGGTGTCTTTGCTGGTTACCGTATGGATATCGCGAAAGAAAAACGTGAGCTTGAGGAGCAAGAGGAAAAGCAACAGCAGCAGAATGTAGCGAGTGAGCAGGCCTTACCACAAATTCAAGAGCAAGGAGCAGTATAA
- a CDS encoding efflux RND transporter periplasmic adaptor subunit — translation MKSLTEQQKKMIKVGAPLLVLLLAAIIAMALLNKPTRAGIRPPMAEVAKWVEVVTVHREQVMPKVVARGLVSPAHKIDIKSRVEGEVINVSPKLIPGAQVKKGELLLAVEDADYQSALAKAKAELAQARADLHIEKGQQSVAYQEYQLIGEELPTAQRSLILRQPQLKSAEAQVASMQAAVNKAELNLTRTQIRAPFDGIIVDKSVDLGSSVSVNSSLLGLLASDEFWITVTLPPKQLQWIDIPTADSPLASKVNVVTSGGQQRQATVLRLIPELTSTTRQAQLLISLKDPLALTANKLAAAPAVMANEYVKAIIHGRPVDGLVALPRGAIRDGDKVWLMSDENRLAVRDVQILYRGAEQVYIGAGLTDGERVITSLMKTPVVGTLLKAITTNVDVGEGDDAVVSELDEVIES, via the coding sequence ATGAAATCGTTAACAGAACAACAAAAGAAAATGATTAAAGTGGGTGCCCCGCTGCTGGTACTGCTGTTGGCTGCCATCATAGCGATGGCTTTGCTTAATAAGCCCACGCGTGCTGGTATTCGACCACCGATGGCAGAAGTGGCCAAATGGGTTGAAGTAGTCACGGTGCATAGAGAACAGGTCATGCCGAAGGTCGTTGCCCGAGGGCTCGTATCGCCAGCACACAAAATTGATATTAAATCGCGTGTAGAGGGGGAGGTCATCAATGTTTCGCCGAAGCTGATACCTGGTGCCCAGGTCAAAAAAGGTGAGCTCTTGTTGGCGGTCGAAGATGCTGACTACCAGAGCGCGCTAGCTAAAGCGAAAGCTGAGCTGGCACAGGCAAGGGCTGACTTACATATAGAAAAGGGGCAGCAATCCGTCGCCTATCAGGAGTATCAGCTTATTGGTGAGGAGTTGCCGACGGCACAGCGTTCATTAATTCTTCGGCAGCCGCAGCTGAAGTCAGCAGAGGCGCAAGTGGCGTCGATGCAAGCGGCGGTGAACAAGGCTGAGCTTAACCTTACACGTACGCAGATTCGTGCACCCTTCGACGGCATTATTGTAGACAAGTCAGTTGATTTAGGTAGCTCTGTCAGTGTTAACTCCTCTTTGTTGGGGTTGTTGGCGAGTGATGAGTTTTGGATTACTGTCACCCTGCCTCCTAAGCAATTGCAGTGGATCGATATACCAACGGCAGATTCGCCATTAGCTTCTAAAGTCAATGTGGTCACCAGTGGTGGGCAGCAACGGCAGGCTACAGTGTTGCGCTTGATACCAGAGCTGACATCGACAACACGTCAGGCTCAGCTGTTGATTAGTTTAAAGGACCCGTTGGCACTAACAGCGAACAAGTTAGCTGCAGCGCCTGCAGTGATGGCTAACGAATATGTTAAAGCTATCATCCATGGTCGGCCTGTTGATGGTCTAGTGGCGTTGCCGCGTGGGGCTATTCGTGATGGCGACAAGGTTTGGTTGATGTCGGATGAAAACCGCCTTGCTGTGCGTGACGTGCAAATCCTCTACCGTGGTGCGGAGCAGGTTTATATCGGTGCTGGGCTAACGGATGGTGAAAGGGTGATAACCTCTCTGATGAAGACGCCGGTGGTCGGCACGTTATTGAAAGCTATAACGACTAATGTGGATGTTGGCGAGGGTGATGATGCGGTGGTGTCTGAGCTGGACGAGGTGATTGAGTCATGA
- a CDS encoding efflux transporter outer membrane subunit: MKKLSCCGSMLLVLIVGGCSSQQVEIDPLLLPVDAEFSQQSMMTADQRPWWLNHGDPVLTSYIEEALENNQDLLVVYERLQQAAAFRDSRASARWFAVDAGVTQQRDTDSGEDSYRGSVDASYELDLWGRVAASVEDASLQYRAQRFDYQTAAVTLSAEVADSWYQWQESLQRQRLLEKQLEANIKRLEVIDLRFKSGSVVITDVSQQRQQVESNRAKLTQVKAEEANARYRFNVLLGRSPNHAINESLATLPAIADRPETGLPLELLERRADVKSAWTSINASQSALAAAIKDRYPRISLGYHGESASANSSDLFDSWLNQLTASIIGPVIDGGQRRAEVRRQQAVVRESVHHYNSVMLNAIEEVEKALVNEQQQQLYLASISKQKALAYFTLQRKQVYYHNGATNYLDVLTAQNSAQELELQELTAQRQLLSDRIELYRVLSGGWPLADE; this comes from the coding sequence TTGAAGAAGCTAAGTTGTTGCGGGTCGATGCTTTTAGTGTTGATTGTTGGTGGCTGTAGTTCGCAGCAAGTGGAAATAGATCCTTTGCTATTGCCCGTTGATGCTGAGTTTAGTCAGCAGAGCATGATGACAGCAGATCAGCGGCCGTGGTGGCTTAATCACGGTGACCCGGTGCTGACTTCCTATATAGAGGAAGCGTTAGAAAATAATCAGGACTTATTAGTCGTCTATGAGCGTTTACAGCAGGCGGCTGCGTTTCGTGATAGTAGAGCCTCTGCGCGCTGGTTTGCCGTCGATGCCGGTGTCACTCAGCAACGTGACACCGATAGTGGTGAGGATAGTTACCGTGGTTCGGTAGATGCCAGCTATGAGCTGGATTTATGGGGGCGTGTGGCAGCGAGTGTCGAGGATGCGTCGCTACAATATCGTGCACAGCGATTTGATTATCAGACAGCAGCCGTCACACTTTCTGCAGAGGTTGCAGATAGCTGGTACCAATGGCAAGAGTCATTACAGCGCCAACGATTATTGGAAAAACAGCTTGAGGCCAACATAAAGCGTCTAGAGGTGATCGATCTGCGCTTTAAGTCCGGCTCGGTGGTCATTACCGATGTTAGCCAGCAGCGACAGCAAGTAGAGTCCAACCGCGCTAAGTTGACGCAGGTAAAGGCCGAGGAGGCGAACGCCCGCTATCGCTTCAACGTTTTACTGGGGCGCTCACCTAATCATGCCATTAATGAGTCACTCGCAACCTTGCCAGCTATTGCTGATAGGCCGGAAACGGGGTTGCCGCTTGAGTTGTTGGAGCGCCGTGCTGATGTAAAGTCGGCCTGGACCTCTATTAATGCAAGTCAATCTGCACTCGCGGCAGCAATTAAAGACCGTTACCCACGCATTAGTCTCGGCTACCATGGCGAATCTGCCAGCGCTAATAGCAGCGATTTATTTGATAGTTGGCTAAACCAGCTGACGGCGAGCATTATCGGCCCAGTGATCGATGGCGGTCAGCGGCGCGCTGAAGTGAGGCGTCAACAGGCTGTTGTGCGTGAGTCGGTACATCACTACAACAGTGTCATGCTCAACGCTATCGAAGAGGTTGAGAAGGCGCTGGTGAATGAGCAACAGCAGCAGCTCTATCTGGCGAGCATCAGCAAGCAGAAGGCCTTGGCTTACTTTACGCTGCAGCGTAAGCAGGTTTATTACCATAATGGTGCCACCAACTACCTTGACGTGTTGACGGCGCAAAACTCAGCTCAAGAGCTTGAGTTACAGGAGCTGACGGCTCAGCGCCAGTTATTAAGTGATCGGATAGAGCTCTATAGAGTGCTGTCTGGTGGCTGGCCGTTGGCGGATGAGTAG
- a CDS encoding amino acid permease — MHGMTTQEWQKAIKFDEVDYGWIVMSIGMAIGAGIVFLPVQVGVMGLWVFLLSSVIGYPAMYLFQKLFINTLAESKECKDYPGIITGYLGKNWGVALGVLYFLMLVIWVLVYSLAVTNDSASYLHTFGVTEGYLNHNVFYGLGLICVLAFVGSKSEKVLFKVSGFMAVTVLVLVATMGVLLVPHWDFSNIPAMGDAGSMLKDAIITLPFTLTSILFIQSLSPMVISFRSHEKSIEVARYKAYRAMKISFIILFVIVFFFAVSFTFATSQEAAKSAMTENISALAMIGEHMPGSFVTVVGVIVNIFAVVTSFFGVFLAFKEACRGIVMNLLKRKYEEEQINVALVEKLVIVFIILLAWSSVALNLPILSFTSICSPIFGIVGCLIPAYLVHATPSLHKYKGTSTNLIIGTGILLCISPLLAFM, encoded by the coding sequence ATGCATGGCATGACTACGCAAGAGTGGCAAAAGGCGATAAAGTTTGACGAGGTTGACTATGGCTGGATCGTCATGAGCATTGGTATGGCGATCGGAGCGGGTATTGTGTTTCTACCTGTTCAAGTCGGTGTGATGGGTTTATGGGTCTTTTTGTTGTCTTCAGTCATCGGCTATCCAGCGATGTACTTGTTTCAAAAGCTGTTCATTAACACGCTGGCTGAGTCTAAAGAGTGTAAGGATTACCCCGGGATTATAACCGGTTATCTGGGCAAGAACTGGGGGGTAGCTCTGGGGGTTCTTTACTTCTTGATGCTTGTTATCTGGGTGCTTGTCTATTCGTTGGCGGTGACTAATGATAGTGCATCATATCTTCATACCTTTGGCGTTACTGAAGGGTATCTTAATCATAATGTTTTCTACGGCTTAGGGCTAATTTGCGTTCTGGCTTTTGTCGGTTCTAAGAGTGAGAAGGTTCTGTTTAAGGTATCTGGATTCATGGCTGTTACAGTCTTAGTCTTGGTGGCAACCATGGGTGTTTTGTTGGTGCCGCACTGGGATTTCTCTAACATTCCTGCGATGGGCGATGCCGGAAGCATGCTTAAGGATGCGATCATCACTCTTCCTTTTACGCTGACATCGATTTTATTCATCCAGTCATTGAGCCCCATGGTGATCTCTTTCCGCTCGCATGAGAAGTCAATCGAAGTGGCGCGGTATAAAGCTTATCGAGCAATGAAGATCTCGTTTATTATCTTATTTGTGATTGTCTTCTTTTTCGCGGTGTCGTTTACCTTTGCTACTAGTCAAGAGGCTGCCAAGTCGGCAATGACAGAGAACATCTCTGCACTCGCTATGATTGGTGAGCATATGCCAGGTAGCTTCGTTACTGTGGTGGGTGTGATCGTTAATATTTTCGCTGTTGTGACATCGTTCTTCGGTGTTTTCTTGGCCTTTAAAGAGGCGTGTCGCGGTATTGTGATGAACCTATTAAAGCGTAAGTATGAAGAGGAGCAGATTAATGTAGCCTTGGTAGAGAAGCTGGTTATTGTATTTATCATCCTATTGGCCTGGTCGTCAGTGGCTTTGAATTTACCTATCCTATCGTTTACTTCAATTTGCTCTCCCATCTTTGGTATTGTTGGTTGCTTAATTCCGGCTTACCTTGTTCATGCGACACCCAGCTTGCACAAGTACAAGGGGACTTCAACAAATCTAATCATCGGTACCGGTATCCTGCTTTGTATCTCGCCACTACTTGCTTTCATGTAG
- a CDS encoding LLM class F420-dependent oxidoreductase: MRLGLVLGYSGKQINLPMDLIHHAEELGFDSVWTAESYSSDAVSTAAWVLANTTKIRVGTAIMQMVARTPATAATTAMSLAQLSGGRFIMGLGASGPQVVEGWHGTGYKRPLTRTREYIDICRQIMAREAPCQYEGKIYQLPYNGPGSVGLGKPLKTILQADTSIPIYTASITPSGLATSAEIADGVFPVWMDPNNYDVVGKHLEKGFAKAGNGKGLADFEVAPVITTIMGDDLKACEGPARAMMALYIGGMGAKNNNFYTDYATAMGYGADAEKIQDLYLAGKKDEAALAIPQDLLDAVALLGPEARIREQLQAWKAAGSRGDVSAMLLGAVQPEVLSVVADEML, encoded by the coding sequence ATGCGTCTCGGTCTTGTACTCGGTTATTCTGGCAAACAAATTAATCTGCCGATGGATCTTATTCATCACGCCGAAGAGCTCGGCTTCGACTCAGTATGGACGGCTGAATCTTACAGCAGCGATGCAGTCAGTACCGCAGCCTGGGTTCTAGCCAACACGACTAAAATACGTGTTGGCACCGCCATCATGCAGATGGTGGCACGCACACCGGCAACAGCCGCCACCACCGCGATGAGCCTCGCTCAACTTTCTGGTGGACGCTTCATCATGGGACTAGGCGCCAGTGGGCCGCAGGTCGTCGAGGGATGGCACGGCACCGGCTACAAGCGCCCTCTTACACGCACCCGTGAATATATCGACATCTGCCGCCAAATCATGGCACGTGAAGCGCCCTGCCAATACGAAGGAAAAATCTATCAGCTACCGTATAACGGCCCCGGTAGTGTCGGTCTCGGCAAGCCCTTAAAAACCATCTTACAAGCCGACACCTCAATCCCTATTTATACCGCTTCAATTACCCCCTCAGGGCTCGCGACAAGCGCTGAAATCGCCGACGGCGTCTTTCCCGTATGGATGGACCCAAACAACTACGATGTTGTCGGCAAGCATCTCGAAAAAGGCTTCGCCAAGGCAGGTAACGGCAAGGGGCTTGCCGACTTCGAGGTCGCCCCAGTGATCACGACAATCATGGGTGATGACTTAAAGGCTTGCGAGGGCCCCGCACGCGCCATGATGGCGCTGTACATCGGCGGCATGGGCGCCAAGAACAACAACTTCTACACTGATTATGCAACGGCAATGGGTTACGGCGCCGATGCCGAAAAGATTCAAGATCTCTACTTAGCGGGGAAAAAAGACGAAGCTGCCCTCGCAATCCCACAGGACCTTCTTGATGCCGTCGCCCTACTCGGCCCCGAGGCGCGAATTCGCGAGCAGCTACAAGCCTGGAAAGCGGCCGGCAGCCGCGGCGATGTTTCTGCCATGCTACTCGGTGCTGTGCAACCCGAAGTGCTGAGCGTTGTTGCAGACGAAATGCTCTAG
- a CDS encoding tryptophan--tRNA ligase, whose amino-acid sequence MTKKRVLTGITTTGTPHLGNYVGAIRPAIEASRNDDDESFYFMADYHALIKCTDPKAVQQSSKEIAATWLALGLDTDNAVFYRQSDVPEITELCWILTSLTAKGLMNRAHAYKAAVQANVEEEVDADKGVFMGLYSYPILMAADILMFNGTHIPVGRDQVQHIEMARDIAQRFNHLYGETFVLPEAVVDDHLAVLSGLDGRKMSKSYGNTIPLFLPPKKLQKHINKIVTNLLEPGEPKEVEGSTVFEIWEAFANEEQVQYMRDQYANGIAWGQAKKELCALIDGQISEARERYERLMENGEEIEQLLQQGGEKARAYARPLLAEVRRKVGIGSIT is encoded by the coding sequence ATGACCAAAAAGCGCGTATTGACCGGTATAACGACTACCGGTACTCCTCATCTTGGCAACTATGTGGGAGCGATTCGTCCTGCAATCGAAGCAAGCCGTAATGATGACGATGAGTCCTTTTACTTTATGGCTGACTATCATGCCCTAATCAAGTGCACAGACCCCAAGGCTGTACAGCAGTCGAGTAAGGAGATTGCTGCAACCTGGCTGGCTTTGGGTCTTGATACCGATAACGCTGTTTTCTATCGTCAGTCGGATGTCCCTGAAATTACAGAGCTATGTTGGATTCTGACGTCGTTAACTGCGAAGGGGTTAATGAATCGTGCGCACGCCTATAAAGCGGCCGTGCAGGCAAATGTAGAGGAAGAGGTTGATGCCGATAAAGGTGTCTTTATGGGCTTATATAGCTACCCAATTCTGATGGCAGCTGACATCTTGATGTTTAATGGCACGCATATCCCTGTCGGTCGAGATCAGGTGCAGCACATTGAGATGGCTCGCGATATCGCGCAGCGCTTCAACCACCTTTACGGTGAGACTTTTGTACTGCCTGAAGCGGTGGTTGACGATCATCTGGCTGTGTTGAGTGGTCTTGATGGCCGCAAGATGAGTAAGAGCTACGGCAACACCATCCCGCTTTTCTTGCCGCCGAAGAAGCTGCAGAAGCATATCAATAAGATTGTCACCAACTTATTGGAGCCGGGTGAGCCGAAAGAAGTTGAAGGCTCGACGGTCTTTGAGATTTGGGAGGCTTTTGCAAACGAGGAGCAGGTGCAATACATGCGTGATCAATACGCCAATGGTATCGCCTGGGGGCAAGCGAAGAAGGAGCTCTGCGCGCTTATCGACGGTCAAATTAGTGAGGCGCGAGAGCGCTATGAGCGTTTGATGGAAAACGGCGAAGAAATAGAGCAATTGTTGCAGCAGGGCGGCGAAAAGGCGCGCGCCTATGCACGGCCATTGTTGGCTGAGGTGCGCCGCAAGGTGGGCATTGGCTCGATTACTTAA
- a CDS encoding Rid family detoxifying hydrolase has protein sequence MKKIITADTAPAAIGPYSHGNAFGDLIFTSGQLPVCHNSGKIVSDDITEQSKKSLENLKAVVEAGGGDMNSVLKTTCYLANITDFQAFNAVYSDFFQDNCPARSCFAVKDLPLGALVEIEAIASCK, from the coding sequence ATGAAGAAAATCATCACCGCAGATACCGCACCAGCAGCTATTGGCCCGTACTCTCACGGCAATGCCTTTGGTGATCTAATTTTCACCTCAGGTCAACTACCTGTTTGTCATAACAGCGGAAAGATTGTCAGCGATGACATCACCGAGCAATCGAAGAAATCACTCGAGAACTTGAAAGCTGTAGTCGAAGCTGGCGGCGGCGATATGAACAGTGTTTTAAAGACTACGTGCTACCTTGCAAATATCACTGATTTCCAAGCATTTAATGCCGTTTATAGTGATTTCTTTCAAGATAACTGCCCTGCTCGCAGCTGTTTCGCAGTCAAGGATCTTCCCCTCGGCGCACTCGTAGAAATCGAAGCTATCGCATCTTGTAAATAA
- a CDS encoding tRNA-queuosine alpha-mannosyltransferase domain-containing protein has product MKVLLLSAYHTDSHKSWCDGLMRELDDIDWQLLSLPGRYFSWRIRGNALTWAVGHRAVLEQAYDLIVATSMVDVSVLRGCIPSLAMTPLLLYFHENQFEYPDSGRQHRSIEPQMVTLYSALAADRLVFNSEWNRTSFLCGVEQLLRRLPDCVPAGVVELLSDKSQCLAVPIEDDLKPLPTSANDVEALVITWNHRWEYDKNPDQLLQIIEGLESSGLDYRLNIVGRQFRQRPEAFDVIEQRFPHRLAHFGFVTSRQAYIELLQRSDVVLSTAIHEFQGLSVLEAVALGATPMLPNRLSYPELFDERFLYDDSQSCVNKLLDIALIRPDEQAVEAQRFSWARLKEGYRRVFEQLVLSRGR; this is encoded by the coding sequence ATGAAAGTGTTACTGCTGTCGGCCTACCATACCGACTCACACAAAAGCTGGTGCGATGGCTTGATGCGAGAACTTGACGATATCGATTGGCAGTTGTTGTCGTTGCCTGGGCGGTATTTTAGTTGGCGAATTAGAGGGAATGCGTTGACCTGGGCTGTAGGTCATAGAGCTGTGCTAGAGCAGGCTTATGATCTTATTGTGGCAACCTCGATGGTCGATGTTAGTGTGTTACGAGGTTGTATTCCGAGCCTGGCGATGACTCCCTTGCTGCTTTACTTTCACGAGAATCAATTTGAGTACCCAGACTCTGGCCGGCAACATCGGTCGATAGAGCCCCAAATGGTAACGCTTTATAGTGCGCTAGCGGCGGATCGATTGGTTTTTAATAGTGAATGGAATCGAACGAGCTTTCTGTGTGGCGTTGAGCAGTTGTTAAGGCGCTTGCCTGATTGTGTGCCAGCAGGTGTTGTTGAGCTGCTTTCCGATAAATCACAGTGTTTAGCGGTTCCAATAGAGGATGATTTAAAGCCGTTGCCTACAAGCGCAAATGACGTAGAGGCGTTGGTTATTACTTGGAATCATCGTTGGGAGTATGACAAAAACCCAGATCAGCTGTTACAAATCATCGAGGGTCTGGAGTCATCGGGGCTCGATTACCGTTTGAATATTGTAGGTCGTCAGTTCAGGCAAAGGCCGGAGGCATTTGATGTGATTGAACAGCGTTTTCCGCATCGTCTTGCGCACTTTGGTTTTGTAACCTCTCGTCAAGCTTATATCGAGTTGCTACAACGCTCTGATGTGGTGTTGTCGACAGCGATACATGAGTTTCAGGGGCTCTCGGTATTAGAGGCGGTGGCGTTGGGGGCGACGCCTATGTTACCGAATCGGCTCAGTTATCCTGAGCTATTTGATGAGCGTTTTCTTTATGATGACAGTCAGTCTTGCGTTAATAAACTGCTCGATATCGCCTTAATCAGGCCTGATGAACAAGCTGTAGAGGCGCAACGCTTTTCTTGGGCAAGGCTTAAAGAGGGGTATCGACGTGTTTTTGAACAATTGGTGTTGAGTCGGGGGCGATAG
- a CDS encoding helix-turn-helix transcriptional regulator, with product MRELNQGDFDILKSVENIVDGIAAMFGKHTEVVLHSLDARAPSIIKIANSHITGRSVGALITNLVLMKLNDEKNISEPYITEDENGKTLRSVSIIIRNPQKQAIGLLCINSNLDASFLSVIKNLVPNFSTPTDTPSPETFARSNDEMMEDSIENIRCKVMANKNISASQKSREMITQLYQLGIFDLKDSIQAAATTLHISVHTIYRYLRELREVQPS from the coding sequence ATGCGTGAATTAAACCAAGGGGACTTCGATATACTTAAGTCTGTTGAAAATATCGTTGATGGTATTGCCGCGATGTTCGGCAAACACACTGAAGTCGTGCTGCATAGCCTTGACGCACGCGCCCCTTCGATTATAAAAATTGCTAACAGCCACATTACTGGCCGCTCTGTTGGTGCGCTCATTACCAATTTGGTGCTAATGAAGCTCAATGATGAAAAAAATATCTCAGAGCCCTACATTACTGAAGACGAAAACGGCAAAACGCTACGCTCAGTCTCGATCATTATCCGCAACCCACAAAAGCAAGCCATCGGCCTTTTATGTATCAACTCTAATCTCGACGCTTCTTTTCTATCCGTGATTAAAAACCTAGTGCCGAACTTCTCAACACCGACCGACACCCCCTCCCCTGAAACCTTTGCTCGCAGCAATGACGAAATGATGGAGGACTCTATTGAAAATATTCGCTGCAAAGTAATGGCAAACAAAAATATCAGTGCCTCGCAAAAAAGCCGTGAAATGATCACACAACTCTATCAACTTGGTATTTTCGATCTCAAAGACAGTATTCAAGCAGCCGCAACTACCCTGCACATCTCTGTTCACACAATCTACCGCTATTTGCGTGAACTACGTGAAGTACAGCCCAGCTAA